A single Micromonospora luteifusca DNA region contains:
- a CDS encoding TIGR03086 family metal-binding protein: MDLLEAYRRSLAEFIDRVDQVAPGQWSDPTPCTDWDVRTLVNHVVSEDRWSVPLLAGRTIDEVGDRLDGDQLGTDPISMAREAAAQAEIAATHPGTIDRTVQLSSGETPATEYLKQLLAEHLIHGWDVAVAIGAQPRFDPSVVHAAAGWFAGQIDNYRRNNLVRTGVRVPDDADEQDHLLAAFGRDPNWAPGV; encoded by the coding sequence ATGGATCTGCTGGAGGCGTACCGCCGGAGCCTGGCCGAGTTCATCGACCGGGTGGATCAGGTCGCGCCCGGCCAGTGGTCCGACCCGACACCCTGCACGGATTGGGACGTACGCACTCTGGTCAACCACGTGGTGAGCGAGGACCGGTGGAGCGTCCCGCTGCTCGCCGGCCGGACCATCGACGAGGTCGGCGACCGGCTCGACGGTGACCAGCTCGGCACCGACCCGATCTCGATGGCGCGGGAGGCGGCCGCGCAGGCAGAGATCGCCGCCACCCACCCCGGCACCATCGACCGCACCGTGCAGCTCTCCAGCGGCGAGACCCCGGCGACGGAATACCTCAAGCAACTCCTCGCCGAGCATCTCATCCACGGCTGGGACGTGGCGGTGGCGATCGGGGCGCAGCCGCGTTTCGATCCGAGCGTGGTGCACGCCGCCGCCGGATGGTTCGCCGGCCAGATCGACAACTACCGGCGCAACAACCTCGTCCGGACCGGGGTGCGGGTGCCCGACGACGCAGACGAGCAGGATCACCTGCTGGCCGCCTTCGGCCGCGACCCGAACTGGGCGCCGGGCGTCTGA
- a CDS encoding TetR/AcrR family transcriptional regulator produces the protein MTRRAAEIRLDALLRTACDVIAERGLANTRTADVAQAAGVSQALVFYHFATKERLLAQAFAYAVEQDLARLDAVTRSSAPPLTKLRRILKLYTPAGRATSWSMWIDGWSESLRTPELEKVSRRLDLRWRQDLAAVISAGVADGTFQCADPDGAAWRISAVMDGLAVQLAVHDRVISRRQFGEWVRLVAARELGLDQAELD, from the coding sequence GTGACGAGACGTGCGGCCGAGATCCGCCTGGATGCCCTGCTGCGCACCGCCTGCGACGTGATCGCGGAGCGGGGTCTGGCCAACACCCGGACGGCGGACGTGGCGCAGGCCGCCGGGGTGAGTCAAGCATTGGTTTTCTACCACTTCGCCACCAAGGAACGGTTGCTCGCGCAGGCTTTCGCGTACGCGGTCGAGCAGGATCTGGCCCGGCTGGACGCGGTGACCCGCTCCTCCGCCCCACCGCTGACCAAGCTCCGGCGGATCCTCAAGCTCTACACCCCGGCCGGGCGGGCAACCTCCTGGTCCATGTGGATCGACGGCTGGTCCGAGTCGTTGCGTACCCCGGAACTGGAGAAGGTCTCCCGACGGCTCGACCTGCGCTGGCGGCAGGACCTGGCCGCGGTGATCTCCGCCGGGGTGGCCGACGGCACCTTCCAGTGCGCCGACCCGGACGGCGCCGCCTGGCGGATCAGCGCGGTGATGGACGGCCTTGCCGTGCAGCTCGCCGTGCACGACCGGGTGATCTCCCGCCGCCAGTTCGGCGAGTGGGTCCGCCTGGTCGCGGCCCGGGAGCTCGGCCTGGACCAGGCCGAGCTGGACTGA